The Meiothermus sp. CFH 77666 genome has a segment encoding these proteins:
- a CDS encoding type II toxin-antitoxin system VapC family toxin → MILLDTNVLSEFMRPQPSARVVAWLDEQPAAKVYTNAISRAEIELGLALMPESKRQEALRKAARAMFEEDFAGRCLPFDEGAARHYARIVSTRLKVGRPISVEDAQIAAIALKYKMHLATRNTADFEHIPGLEVVNPWTVETY, encoded by the coding sequence ATGATCCTGCTAGATACCAACGTACTCTCCGAGTTCATGCGTCCGCAGCCGTCGGCCAGGGTTGTAGCCTGGCTGGACGAACAGCCAGCCGCAAAGGTTTACACCAACGCCATCAGCCGCGCCGAGATCGAGCTGGGGCTTGCCCTGATGCCCGAGAGCAAACGGCAGGAGGCCCTGCGCAAGGCGGCTCGAGCGATGTTCGAGGAAGATTTCGCCGGCCGATGCCTGCCATTTGATGAGGGAGCGGCTCGCCACTACGCGCGTATCGTCTCCACCCGTCTCAAGGTAGGCCGACCCATCAGTGTGGAGGATGCCCAGATCGCGGCGATTGCACTAAAGTACAAGATGCATCTGGCCACACGCAACACCGCCGACTTCGAGCACATCCCCGGTC